Genomic DNA from Oncorhynchus mykiss isolate Arlee chromosome 2, USDA_OmykA_1.1, whole genome shotgun sequence:
GGAACGCGGGTGAGACTACGAGAAGAGTGTCCTGAGTCTGTGAAGGTGTTTCAGGTGTTCCGCTGTTTTGTTGGTAACAATGGATCACGTCAAGGCAACCACAGATTACTATGTGAGTAACGGTCTTGTTATGCCACATACTGATGAATGTAGTTCTTTATGACTACAAGAGCAATAGATGCTGCAATAAATAATTGGGAGTAGCAGACTAAAAAAAATTATTAGCCAGGTAAGTCAAATAAGAAATTATATATTTATAACATGGTTGGTCAAGAAATGAACAGAATAAAACTAAATATGTATGAGACAATGTATAACAATCTGTACATTAAAACTTGTATTTTAAAACAATGGTTAGAGAATCTGAAGCCACTTAAATATTGTTCAAAATCATAGAAGCTACAAgtgtatgatcttaatttgatcatgcttttgttgctgagaattttcctgcaccacAGGAAATGCAGATAAGCTTTGTAATTTACATAATTTCACTGAAAACTTACACACGGTTATATTGACATTACTTTTCATGTAGACTACTTTTGTCCAGCTAATATTCTAACCACCAATCAAGCACCATTATGGACTAAATGTTCATATCCTGTGGCTTCAGGACTATTTTGCtgtgactatatacagtggggcaaaaaagtatttagtcagccaccaattgtgcaagttctcccacttaaaaagatgaggcctgtaattttcatcataggtacacttcaactatgacagacaaaatgagaaaaaaaatccagaaaatcacattgtaggatttttaattaatttatttgcaaattatggtggaaaataagtatttggtcacctacaaacaagcaagatttctggctctcacagacctgtaacttcttctttaagaggctcctctgtcctccactcgttacctgtattaatggcacctgtttgaacttgttatcagtataaaagacacctgtccacaacctcaaacagtcacactccaaactccactatggccaagaccaaagagctgtcaaaggacaccagaaacaaaattgtaggcctgcaccaggctgggaagactgaatctgcaataggtaagcagcttggtttgaagaaatcaactgtgggatcaattattaggaaatggaagacatacaacaccactgataatctccctcggtctggggctccacgcaagatctcaccccgtgggctcaaaatgatcacaagacctagtgaatgacctgcagagagctgggaccaaagtaactaAGCCTACCATCACTAACACACTACGCCTCCAGGGACTCAAatactgcagtgccagacgtgtccccctgcttaagccagtacatgtccaggcccgtctgaagtttgctagagagcatttggatgatccagaagaagattgggagaatgtcatatggtcagatgaaaccaaaatataactttttggtaaaaactcaactcgtcgtgtttggagggcaaagaatgctgagttgcatccaaagaacaccatacctactgtgaagcatgggggtggaaacatcatgctttgtgactgtttttctgcaaagggaccaggacgactgatccatgtaaaggaaagaatgaatggggccatgtatcgggagattttgagtgaaagcaagggcattgaagatgaaacgtggctgggtctttcagcatgacaatgatcccaaacacaccgcccgggcaacaaaggagtggcctcgtaagaagtatttcaaggtcctggagtggcctagccagtctccagatctcaaccccatagaaaatctttggagggagttgaaagtctgtgttgcccagcaacagcttaaaaacatcactgctctagaggatatctgcatggaggaatgggccaaaataccagcaacagtgtgtgaaaatcttgtcaaacgttttctgtaagtcttcattgagaaacttttgttattgaccaaatacttattttccaccataatttgcaaataaattcataaaaaatgattttttctaattttgtctgtcatagttgaagtgtacctatgattaaaattacaggcctctctcatctttttaagtgggagaacttgcacaattggtggctgactaaatacttttttgccccactgtaggtcaaATTAAGTGTATTGTGTATTATATGTAATAGGTACACACATCTGTATGAATATAGCACTGCATCATCTTGAGTTTAGTCAGAGATACAAATGCGCTCTGTCCTATGAGGAAAATCCAGGGCCTGTAtccataaagtgtctcagagtagcagtgctgatctagggtcagttttACCTTTTTGATCATAATGAACAAGATTATATGGCAGGGGGAATGCTTCATGCATACGGACCCAGAACATTGTTGTAGTTAGCTAATTTTCCTTCCTCaaactctcttttcctctcttatGTCTCCAGATTTATGAAGACAACTACAGCTTTTCACCAGAAACAGGCAGTAGCCAATCCAGTGGCGTGCCCTGCAACCAGGATGGCATCATGGACTTCACCCGGAGCTACTCCCCTGTGGTCTACAGCCTGGTGTTTGTGCTGGCGCTGGTGGGTAACATCCTGGTGCTGTGTGTGCTGATGCGCTACCGCACCTCTCAGACAGGCGGGGCCTGCTCCTTCTCCCTCACCGACACCTTCCTGCTCCACCTGGCCGTGTCCGACCTCCTGCTGGCTCTCACGCTGCCCCTGTTCGCCGTCCAGTGGTCCCACCTGTGGCTGTTCGGTGTGGCCGCCTGCAAGATTTCCGGAGCCCTGTTCTCTCTGAACCGCTACAGCGGCATCCTGTTCCTGGCCTGCATCAGCTTCGACCGCTACCTAGCCATCGTCCACGCCGTCAGCACCGGCTGGAAACGCAACTCCTGCCATGCCCAGATTGCCTGTGCCCTCATCTGGACAGTGTGCTTTGGCCTGAGTGGGGTGGACATCGCCTTTAGAcaggtggtggaggtggaagtGGGGCGCTCGGGGGATCATCAGGGCCTGCTGGTGTGCCAGACGGTGTTCCCCCACAGCTCAGTGCAGTGGCAGGTGGGGATGCCGCTAGTCAACTTGGTGCTGGGTTTTGGGCTGCCCCTGCTGGTCATGCTCTACTGCTACATCCGTATCTTCCGCTCCCTTTGCAACGCCTCGCGCCGCCAGAAGAGGAAGTCCCTTCACCTCATCGTCTCCCTGGTGTCCATGTTTGTGCTCTGCTGGGCACCCTACAACTCCTTCCAATTGGCCGAAAGCCTGAAGAAGCTGGGCGTAATTAGTGGAGGCTGCCAGTTTGGCCGCACGGTGGACATCGGGATCCTGGTGTCTGAGAGCATGGGGCTGTCACACTGTGCCCTGAACCCGCTGCTGTATGGCTTTGTGGGGGTGAAGTTTAGGAGGGAGCTGACCAGAATGTGTAAGGGTCTGCTGGGACAGAGGTTCTATCCAGGGATGAACAGATGGGGAGGACAGAGGAAACTTCGGAGGACCACTGGGTCCTTCAGCTCAGTAGAGAGCGAGAACACCTCCCACTTCTCTGTCATGGCGTGAGCCAGCCACGTGCACAGAGAGGGGTCTACCTGTACCCGAgcacctttttgttgttgttctgaacccACAAGTCATCGTAAAGTCGTCAAGTTCACCACCCCCAACCCCCCATCCCATTGGTCTGCCCTGTACAGAGCTTGCGTGTGCCTGGTATCCAAACATGCATGGCTTGGGATGCAGTCACCGGTCGAGTCTGTGTAGCAAGCTACCTAGTTTAaatatcaacagtactgccacagCAGCATAACATTTGATCTGCATCATCATCAATATTTTGTTTGGTCTACATAGCCTACGCGCAGCAGAGAGGCAGAAGACCGAGAGGAGCAGCTGCATTCAGGCTGTACGACCCTCTACGACCCTCTGACCCaactccatcccttcatcccttcgGGTGTTGCACATGTGTGTCAGGGCAGCAGCAACACAGGTAGTCTGGACTTTAGCTAGCCACCATATACTAAAATATCCACACAGGCCACCAGCCAGCCATATACCGTAGCATGAGTTAGAAGAGTATGAATATTATAGTATATAATGAAGTTATTATTTAAGAGCATTGAAGAGAAATCACAAAAAATGCTAGTTAACTATCAGGTTTACATCAATCATCAACACAATGATCAGCTGATAGCCTATCGTCTTTACCCAATGTCAATCATGTGTTTAGGAGGCACTGTAACTAGCGTGCTTACAATTTGAGTGAGTGTGTTGTTGCagaaataaagttttttttttttttttttttatctctacaAAGGCAGGTAGTATGTTATGTATTTAGAGATGTACTTTTTTTAAGGTGGTTGTCACTAGTTATCACAGCCAAAAAGGCTAAATTGGCTctaatgtaaaaatgtatgaaaacaaaaaataactttttggtcttaatttaaggttagggttaagcatAAGGTTAAAAGTGTGGTTAGgggtaaggttaggtttaaaatcagatttgaagaaggggagaaagaggggaatgTGGAGACTGACataaaaagagagaggaagagagaatacaAGACAAAAGGGGGGCAGGGAGTCATGAAAAGACGGAACAGAAATTGGAATGATTGTGAAACTGACAAAATGGGGAAGAAATACAGATGTGCGCATTGTGTCAAAGTGAGGAAAAAACGTATGTTATTTTGTTGTGATTCATTCCTCTGGTGCTTCCTGATAGTTGCCTAGCTCAAAATGATGGTGCTTTTAAAGACCACACCTTCTCAGGACGGGGAATTTTTCATATAGTAGCCTACTTTCGCTATCTTCTTGTAAATACAATGTTGGGGTCATTTTTGTTCATGAGATTCTAGAGTCCATTCAATCGCATAGCCTACCATGTTAACCCCATCTGCCTCTAGTGTTTGGCTTTATGATAAAGTGATGACTATAATTTCAAGGAACtgctaaatagattttttttaaatgtttgataCCCACTCCCTCAAAAGGGCCAAGTCATCACTATATGTGTTACTCATATATTGCCTTGTAGTTTTGAAGGCagcaaatacttttttttttttttttttttttacatttcaaatcCTCGCAGCAATAATTTTTTCTTTAGTTGATTGCTTCATTTTGTCACTTGCTGAAGAGGGGAAACAAAGGTGTAAAGTTATGACAGACATGCAGCTTTACCTATGGCAAACTGTCCACGTGTCCTTTGGTACCAGACTGTTGTTCAACATTTGCTAATTTACCTATTTAGATGAGATTGTTATCAATCAGTCAGCACAACAGATATGTACATAGGATTGTATGCATGTATTTCTATGTTGTAGAAATTTGAGAAAATAGAATAAAACATTGGGGGAAATGTAATTTTCATATCAATAAATAAATGATATGCAAATATCTTGTTACATCTCTAGATATTTTTGGCTATACAACATTTCAAGGTTAATTTACCTGCATTAATGTAGCAAGTTGTATCAGGAAACATTCCAGTAGTACTTACCAAAAAAGGCCAATCTCGCCATCTGGTGGACAACATATAAAACAATTTATGTTATATTTCTTTCCTTATCCTCTTAATCTGTAGGATACATTATCTCTACTTCGAAACAACATGGCAGGTGAAAACAAATTCCCAGGCCATTTAacctcagagcatttcgtattattctgtatgtaaatccgagacactccatttagtatgatatgttgtgTTTGGTATGGGTACCAGTGGAGGCCcctcagaggaggaaagggaggaccatcctcctcagtgaatttcagacaaataaaacattttagaagtGATTATTttcagataaaactatactaaatatattcacatgtcaCAAAAAAAaggattaaaacacactgttttgcaatgaaggtctacagtagcctcaacagcactctgtagggtagcaccatcgTGCAGCTGGAGGatagctagcttccatcctcctctgggtacattgatttcaatacaaagttttggttttactaatttattgccaccagggcTCGCTGAGGTAACTGCTacactgcttactgactgtatgATTGTAGCAGGTTAACATGTTAGTTCTagtattagctatgctgactatgacgttaTTTTAGccaatatggtgacaacgatgtaggggttatgatatggtttggcttgtaaaggttttttcgcctggtcacatacagccgATGTGTAATGCAGTGAAGTCCACAAGGGAAGGGAAACGGTGAGTGGAGGGGCATGCGAAAAGGAAAACAGTGGCTGCTATAAAAGTGAATCATCtcggggtgtattcattctgccgattctgtggAAAATaagtttcttaaacggaagcaaaaggaacaaaacggggataaacatacctgaatttttCTAATATCAACTTgtatttgcaactgttggactaatgattagaccctagatcagctagatgcaggcaagaagagtgtgcaaggcgatattgaatgtgtcaccgtctgtccatgtgtcactgtctgtcacccaAAAACATGATCTCggcctgtgtgcacctacgttgtaaactttcattcataggctaggttgtagcaacctcatgatgtgtATAGGGAAAATTcgagaatcatgtagtagcctaaacctatcactgtcaCATTGAACTGGATGaaaggaatatgaatgacagtcatccaatgtactgtaatagaaataagctATTCTCATGAAAAGTctaaattgtcctccctcatcttcaaCGACCGCAACTGATGggtacataagacagatggttacttatgGGTGGTTGGTAAGGGTGGATGGGTGCGCGAGTTTGAAACTCATCAGAGACAACTTAGTATTTTAGTtcattagcaacttttcaactacatactactttttagctactttgcaactatgTATAACGCAAATGTCTAGCAACCAAAGGTTGCGAGTTTGTATCTCACCACGgccaactttagcattttaggtaattagcaacttttcaactacttactactttgtAGCACTTTTGCAACTACTTT
This window encodes:
- the LOC110537622 gene encoding C-X-C chemokine receptor type 3-2, which codes for MDHVKATTDYYIYEDNYSFSPETGSSQSSGVPCNQDGIMDFTRSYSPVVYSLVFVLALVGNILVLCVLMRYRTSQTGGACSFSLTDTFLLHLAVSDLLLALTLPLFAVQWSHLWLFGVAACKISGALFSLNRYSGILFLACISFDRYLAIVHAVSTGWKRNSCHAQIACALIWTVCFGLSGVDIAFRQVVEVEVGRSGDHQGLLVCQTVFPHSSVQWQVGMPLVNLVLGFGLPLLVMLYCYIRIFRSLCNASRRQKRKSLHLIVSLVSMFVLCWAPYNSFQLAESLKKLGVISGGCQFGRTVDIGILVSESMGLSHCALNPLLYGFVGVKFRRELTRMCKGLLGQRFYPGMNRWGGQRKLRRTTGSFSSVESENTSHFSVMA